A section of the Deinococcus taeanensis genome encodes:
- a CDS encoding AAA family ATPase → MIGDHLQVTIGRAADYAREAGHEFVTLEHLLLALTHDPEAREALLAVGVNVERLRDDLRGLLSDFEVVPGSEPDFTLGVHRVVEGAVLQLHASGKGHEEADGARVLVELLEENDSPARAALEAQGASRLDMLNFVSHGAAKVPGRERERRVAGVDGAGTPEPSGEAAEVDPLEAYAADLTAQARAGEFDPVIGREAELERVAHVLARRGKNNPVLVGEPGVGKTALAEGLAQRIVDGQAPGFLKGASVYALDLGALLAGTRYRGDFEARLKAVLAALDGQNAVLFIDELHTLVGAGATEGGSVDAANLLKPALARGKLRVLGATTPAELRHLEKDRALWRRFQTVEVPEPDEEDALKIVRGLAGRYEAHHGVTFTPAALEVAVRLSVRHLRDRFLPDKAIDVLDEAGAARSSAGRGGVIDVPDVEGTVARMARVPVGAVKAEEVTSLATLEEDLRLRVFGQDAAVSAVASAVKLARAGLRDPQRPQGAFLFAGPTGVGKTELARALADRLGIHLARFDMSEYQEAHTVARLIGAPPGYVGFDQGGLLTDAVAKHPHAVVLLDEIEKAHPDVYNVFLQLMDHGTLTDHTGRKVDGRGLLLIFTTNAGAADASRPALGFGRVGRAGEESEAVKRTFTPEFRNRLDAVLHFEPLSPDVMGGVVDKFIRELQLQLAERQVALTVTPAARARLAQLGYDPLMGARPLARVIEEHLKRPLADRLLFGPLKAGGSVLVDHAAGAFTFA, encoded by the coding sequence GTGATCGGAGATCACCTGCAGGTCACGATTGGCCGCGCGGCGGACTACGCGCGGGAGGCCGGGCATGAATTCGTGACGCTGGAGCATCTGCTGCTGGCGCTCACGCATGACCCGGAGGCGCGTGAGGCGCTGCTGGCGGTGGGCGTGAACGTGGAACGGCTGCGCGACGACCTGCGCGGCCTGCTCTCTGATTTCGAGGTGGTGCCGGGCAGCGAGCCGGACTTCACGCTGGGCGTCCACCGGGTCGTGGAGGGCGCGGTGCTGCAACTGCACGCCAGCGGCAAGGGGCACGAGGAGGCCGACGGCGCGCGCGTGCTGGTTGAACTGCTCGAGGAGAATGACAGTCCGGCGCGGGCGGCGCTGGAGGCGCAGGGAGCGTCACGGCTGGACATGCTGAATTTCGTGTCGCACGGCGCGGCGAAGGTGCCGGGCCGGGAGCGGGAGCGGCGCGTGGCCGGCGTGGACGGCGCGGGGACGCCGGAACCGTCCGGTGAGGCGGCCGAAGTGGACCCGCTGGAGGCGTACGCTGCGGACCTGACCGCGCAGGCCCGCGCCGGGGAGTTCGATCCGGTGATCGGCCGGGAAGCGGAACTTGAACGGGTGGCGCACGTGCTGGCCCGGCGCGGGAAAAACAACCCGGTGCTCGTGGGCGAGCCGGGGGTCGGCAAGACGGCGCTGGCGGAAGGTCTGGCGCAGCGGATCGTGGATGGGCAGGCGCCGGGGTTCCTGAAAGGAGCGTCCGTGTACGCGCTGGACCTGGGGGCGCTGCTCGCGGGAACGCGGTACCGCGGGGATTTCGAAGCGCGGCTCAAGGCGGTGCTGGCCGCGCTGGACGGACAGAACGCGGTGCTGTTCATTGATGAGCTGCACACGCTGGTGGGTGCCGGGGCCACCGAGGGGGGCAGCGTGGACGCCGCGAACCTGCTGAAGCCGGCACTGGCGCGGGGAAAGCTCCGGGTACTGGGCGCAACCACGCCCGCGGAGCTCCGGCACCTGGAGAAGGACCGGGCGCTGTGGCGGCGTTTCCAGACGGTGGAGGTCCCGGAGCCGGACGAGGAGGACGCGCTGAAGATCGTGCGGGGCCTCGCGGGGCGGTACGAGGCGCATCACGGGGTGACGTTCACGCCGGCGGCGCTGGAGGTAGCGGTGCGGCTGTCGGTGCGGCACCTGCGTGACCGCTTTCTGCCGGACAAGGCCATTGACGTGCTGGATGAGGCGGGCGCGGCGCGCAGCAGCGCCGGGCGGGGCGGCGTGATTGACGTGCCGGACGTGGAAGGAACGGTGGCGCGCATGGCGCGCGTGCCTGTGGGCGCGGTGAAGGCCGAGGAGGTCACGTCGCTCGCCACGCTGGAAGAGGACCTGCGCCTGCGGGTGTTCGGGCAGGACGCCGCGGTGTCAGCTGTGGCCAGCGCCGTGAAGCTGGCCCGCGCGGGCCTGCGGGACCCACAGCGGCCGCAGGGGGCGTTCCTGTTCGCCGGGCCGACCGGCGTCGGCAAGACGGAGCTGGCCCGCGCGCTTGCCGACCGGCTGGGCATTCACCTGGCGCGTTTTGACATGAGTGAGTACCAGGAGGCGCACACCGTGGCGCGCCTGATCGGGGCGCCGCCCGGGTACGTGGGTTTCGATCAGGGGGGCCTGCTAACGGACGCAGTGGCCAAACACCCGCACGCCGTGGTCCTGCTCGATGAGATTGAGAAGGCGCATCCGGACGTGTACAACGTGTTCCTGCAACTGATGGATCACGGGACGCTGACCGACCATACCGGCAGGAAGGTGGATGGGCGGGGCCTGCTGCTGATTTTCACCACGAACGCCGGCGCGGCGGACGCGTCGCGGCCTGCGCTGGGTTTCGGGCGGGTCGGGCGGGCCGGCGAGGAGTCTGAGGCTGTGAAACGGACCTTCACGCCAGAGTTCCGCAACCGGCTTGATGCGGTCCTGCACTTCGAGCCGCTGTCACCGGACGTGATGGGCGGAGTGGTGGACAAGTTCATCCGCGAACTGCAGCTTCAGCTGGCCGAGCGTCAGGTGGCGCTGACGGTCACGCCGGCCGCCCGGGCACGATTGGCCCAGCTGGGCTACGACCCCCTGATGGGCGCCCGCCCCCTGGCCCGGGTGATTGAGGAGCACCTGAAACGGCCCCTGGCAGACCGCCTGCTGTTCGGGCCGCTGAAGGCTGGCGGTTCTGTTCTGGTCGATCACGCTGCCGGCGCATTCACCTTTGCCTGA
- the clpS gene encoding ATP-dependent Clp protease adapter ClpS, which yields MTRRDHDSGTQTLERTHTQRPRLFRVLLLNDDYTPMEFVVMVLRRYFRKAEQDAELIMLAVHHKGQGVAGVYTRDVAETKVAQVMAHARREGHPLRVVAEPEGDA from the coding sequence ATGACGCGCCGGGATCACGACTCAGGTACCCAGACGCTGGAGCGCACGCACACCCAGCGGCCCCGGCTGTTCCGGGTGCTGCTGCTGAACGACGATTACACCCCGATGGAATTCGTGGTGATGGTTCTGCGCCGCTACTTTCGCAAGGCGGAACAGGACGCCGAACTGATCATGCTTGCCGTGCATCACAAGGGTCAGGGCGTCGCGGGCGTGTATACCCGCGACGTCGCGGAAACGAAGGTGGCGCAGGTCATGGCCCACGCACGCCGCGAAGGGCACCCGCTGCGGGTCGTGGCGGAACCGGAGGGAGACGCATGA
- a CDS encoding desiccation-associated late embryogenesis abundant protein, with protein MSIDRHFPMKRLLVLGALVGAGAYYFSREQNRRALDAKLAELGLKDAAQDVSHSVTKGWEKTKEAARDAGAVIADKASEVKDAAAGGAQATADKAREVAGDVKSAVGDAAGKVGDAAREVAHTTSSKAADVKDTAKDKAAEVKDTAKDKAAEVKADAQAKAAEVKADVQKTANDAKDAARTAKNP; from the coding sequence ATGAGCATCGATCGTCATTTCCCCATGAAACGCCTCCTGGTGCTGGGCGCGCTGGTGGGCGCCGGCGCCTATTACTTCAGCCGTGAACAGAACCGGCGCGCGCTGGACGCCAAACTGGCCGAACTGGGCCTGAAGGACGCCGCGCAGGACGTCTCGCACAGCGTTACGAAAGGCTGGGAGAAAACCAAGGAGGCCGCCCGGGATGCCGGGGCCGTCATTGCCGACAAGGCGTCTGAAGTCAAGGACGCCGCGGCAGGCGGCGCGCAGGCCACTGCCGACAAGGCGCGTGAGGTGGCGGGCGACGTGAAGTCTGCCGTGGGTGACGCCGCCGGGAAGGTCGGGGACGCCGCCAGGGAGGTGGCCCACACGACCAGCAGCAAGGCCGCTGACGTGAAGGACACCGCCAAGGACAAAGCGGCGGAAGTGAAGGACACGGCCAAGGACAAAGCGGCCGAGGTCAAGGCCGACGCGCAGGCCAAGGCGGCGGAGGTCAAGGCCGACGTCCAGAAGACCGCGAACGACGCCAAGGACGCCGCCCGCACCGCCAAGAACCCCTGA
- a CDS encoding DUF1517 domain-containing protein, with translation MAAQTTPGASARRLLLAGALLVLLALLAGLAQAQSGGGFGGRSSGGSSSSGGGYSGGSSSRGGGYGGGYGGGYSGPIIINNGGYGGYGYGGGGGGFGLIGLLIFGAVIFMVVASMRRSLGGAGGLRSLGAVSGTAQAVCVQVLMAEGDEVKRALQRVAQSGDPDTNEGLARMLQEAALVALRHPERWVYGNVQRAQGSASTADSQVGAWATEARAAFTEQTTSNYQNRDVNTGYQHREDYAFQGDPGDQYLAVTITAAAHTLAGLPPAGVTTAQEARAALSAISSVAPGDLIRADVIWSPDAPGEFLSEDEAIRKYPNLTRL, from the coding sequence ATGGCCGCACAGACCACGCCCGGCGCTTCCGCCCGCCGCCTGCTGCTCGCAGGTGCGCTTCTCGTTCTGCTGGCCCTTCTGGCCGGCCTCGCCCAGGCGCAGTCCGGCGGGGGGTTCGGGGGGCGCAGCTCCGGCGGGTCCAGCAGTTCGGGCGGCGGCTACAGCGGCGGCAGCAGTTCACGCGGCGGCGGCTACGGCGGCGGGTACGGCGGCGGGTACAGCGGACCGATCATCATCAACAACGGCGGGTACGGCGGCTACGGGTACGGCGGAGGTGGCGGCGGCTTCGGCCTGATCGGCCTGCTGATCTTCGGCGCCGTGATCTTCATGGTGGTGGCCTCCATGCGCCGCAGCCTGGGCGGCGCGGGTGGCCTGCGCAGCCTGGGCGCCGTGAGCGGCACCGCGCAGGCGGTGTGCGTGCAGGTGCTCATGGCCGAAGGAGACGAGGTCAAACGCGCCCTGCAACGCGTGGCGCAGAGCGGCGACCCCGACACGAACGAAGGTCTGGCGCGCATGCTGCAGGAAGCGGCGCTCGTGGCGCTGCGCCACCCGGAACGCTGGGTGTACGGCAACGTGCAGCGTGCGCAGGGCTCCGCGAGTACCGCAGACAGTCAGGTGGGCGCCTGGGCCACCGAAGCCCGGGCGGCCTTCACGGAACAGACCACCAGCAACTACCAGAACCGCGATGTCAACACCGGCTACCAGCACCGCGAGGACTACGCGTTCCAGGGTGATCCGGGCGACCAGTACCTGGCCGTGACCATCACCGCCGCCGCGCACACCCTGGCCGGCCTGCCGCCCGCCGGAGTCACCACCGCACAGGAGGCCCGCGCGGCCCTGAGCGCCATCAGCAGCGTCGCGCCGGGCGACCTGATCCGCGCCGACGTGATCTGGAGCCCCGACGCCCCGGGTGAATTTCTCTCCGAGGACGAAGCCATCCGCAAGTACCCGAACCTCACGCGGCTGTAA
- a CDS encoding HNH endonuclease: MARRQPEFTWPPAPRPEEPCALCSRTVPNLTEHHLLPRSQGRRQGLRVADLPTTRLCPACHKFLHRTFTNAELAREYRDLETLRAHPDVHRFVAWIRKQPVTRAVRVR; the protein is encoded by the coding sequence ATGGCCCGCCGCCAGCCTGAATTCACCTGGCCCCCTGCACCCCGGCCCGAGGAGCCGTGCGCGCTGTGCAGCCGCACCGTGCCGAACCTCACCGAGCATCACCTGTTGCCCCGCTCGCAGGGTCGGCGGCAGGGTCTGCGCGTCGCGGATCTGCCCACCACGCGCCTGTGCCCGGCGTGCCACAAGTTCCTGCACCGCACGTTCACGAATGCAGAACTCGCCCGTGAGTACCGCGACCTTGAAACGCTGCGTGCCCATCCGGACGTGCACCGTTTCGTGGCGTGGATCCGCAAGCAGCCGGTCACGCGGGCCGTGCGTGTGCGCTGA
- a CDS encoding c-type cytochrome → MRRYPPSLSTMALLAAPLLAGALAQTSPVPATPALKAGPADLKRGETLASSCAGCHGPTGRAPVLKGESATHLQAALVAYRSGTWPNPVMKGVAAHLSDQDIVDVSAFYAGPTAAPATAPVASPATPVPPAPATPGDPAALGRALYLEGDPARDVLACAVCHGEDGQGAENLGIPALTGRSAQSVLSALKAYKSMPVVGIPYPDAMRIALKPLSDADLSAVSAFVATLK, encoded by the coding sequence ATGCGCCGATACCCCCCTTCCCTTTCCACCATGGCCCTGCTCGCCGCCCCCCTCCTGGCCGGCGCCCTGGCCCAGACCAGCCCGGTGCCCGCCACCCCAGCCCTGAAGGCCGGCCCGGCCGACCTGAAGCGCGGGGAAACCCTCGCCAGCAGCTGCGCCGGCTGCCACGGACCCACGGGACGCGCGCCGGTCCTCAAGGGGGAATCGGCCACGCACCTCCAGGCGGCGCTGGTCGCCTACCGCTCCGGCACCTGGCCGAATCCGGTCATGAAGGGCGTCGCGGCCCACCTGAGTGACCAGGACATCGTGGACGTTTCCGCCTTCTACGCCGGGCCGACTGCCGCGCCCGCCACGGCCCCGGTCGCCAGTCCAGCCACACCAGTTCCCCCGGCACCCGCCACGCCCGGAGATCCGGCAGCGCTGGGCCGGGCCCTCTACCTGGAAGGCGACCCGGCACGCGACGTGCTGGCCTGCGCGGTATGCCACGGCGAGGACGGCCAGGGCGCAGAGAACCTTGGGATTCCCGCCCTCACGGGCCGCAGCGCGCAGAGCGTGCTGAGCGCCCTGAAGGCGTACAAGAGCATGCCGGTGGTGGGCATTCCGTACCCGGACGCCATGCGCATCGCCCTGAAACCCCTGTCGGACGCCGACCTGAGTGCCGTGTCCGCCTTTGTCGCCACGCTGAAGTAA
- a CDS encoding phosphatase PAP2 family protein: MEPFLLAVTNLGRDEVFIVALALYTWLVRPSGGRDLGVAFALSYLLNTALKYGLDLPRPFQVEPGAASAAAQATAGGPGLPSGHAQMSATLWLGMAAQLRQGPVLVAAATLVALVSASRLLLHVHYPSDVIVGLLLGGAFALLAARAHFPQAQWARWVPPLVVLLAAALVPAGSPREVGAGLGLLAGFWAVRPSFAPPRDWATRLLVGALGLVLVFGVYFALGALPEALKDLGLVRALRYALLVLMAVEVVPAVLRRWLPPQSTADRATMRTVH; this comes from the coding sequence ATGGAACCTTTTCTGCTGGCCGTGACCAACCTGGGTCGTGACGAGGTCTTTATTGTGGCCCTGGCGCTGTACACCTGGCTGGTCCGGCCCTCAGGCGGGCGGGATCTGGGGGTAGCGTTCGCGCTGAGCTACCTGCTGAACACCGCCCTGAAGTACGGCCTGGATCTGCCCCGCCCCTTTCAGGTGGAGCCAGGAGCAGCGTCCGCCGCGGCGCAGGCCACGGCAGGCGGCCCGGGCCTGCCGAGCGGGCACGCGCAGATGAGCGCGACGCTGTGGCTGGGCATGGCGGCGCAGCTGCGCCAGGGGCCGGTGCTGGTGGCGGCCGCAACCCTGGTGGCCCTGGTCAGCGCATCACGGCTGCTGCTGCACGTACATTACCCCAGTGACGTGATCGTGGGCCTGCTGCTGGGCGGCGCGTTCGCGCTGCTCGCGGCGCGCGCGCACTTCCCGCAGGCGCAGTGGGCGCGCTGGGTGCCGCCGCTGGTGGTCCTCCTGGCAGCGGCACTCGTGCCCGCCGGTTCACCCCGGGAGGTGGGCGCGGGCCTGGGCCTGCTGGCAGGTTTCTGGGCGGTACGGCCATCTTTTGCCCCTCCACGTGACTGGGCGACGCGCCTCCTGGTGGGTGCGCTGGGTCTGGTGCTGGTGTTCGGTGTGTACTTCGCTCTGGGGGCCCTCCCGGAGGCCCTCAAGGACCTGGGGCTGGTGCGGGCGCTGCGGTATGCGCTGCTGGTGCTCATGGCGGTCGAGGTGGTCCCCGCCGTGCTGCGCCGCTGGCTGCCTCCGCAGAGCACAGCTGACCGGGCGACCATGCGGACCGTACACTGA
- a CDS encoding ABC transporter ATP-binding protein, with protein sequence MTVPQADVLRAVQHNSPNALELRGITKRFPLVLANDNISMQVRWGSVHALCGENGAGKSTLMKIVYGIQPPTSGEIVVDGEAVNLTDPSEAIRRGIGMVFQHFMLVETLTVTENVILGAEPTQGGAINYAAARKRVAELIKQFNFDLNPDAIVGELPVGLQQKVEILKTLYRGARILILDEPTAVLTPSETDELFDFLKNQYAASGNAVIFISHKLHEVLHISDTISVIRDGKMIGTIPAQGATTETLARMMVGRDVTLKVSKAPAQPGAAALDVQGVTVKGEHRNAVDGVSFQVRAGEIVGIAGVEGNGQSELVEAITGLLPYQGQITYLGKAARGVREVEASGLSHVPEDRNERGLVLEMTTAENYILGEHDRAPFAGPLGFLKRDVIEENARKLSEQYDVRPRSASLQAGRYSGGNAQKLIVAREMRKGPKILVASQPTRGVDIGAIEFIHARIVEARDQGLAVLLVSADLGEVMNLSDRILVMYEGRVVGEVNAANATETQLGLLMTGSGADTTTTSAGW encoded by the coding sequence ATGACTGTTCCCCAGGCCGACGTTCTGCGCGCGGTTCAGCACAACTCCCCGAACGCGCTGGAGTTGCGCGGCATCACCAAACGCTTCCCTCTTGTGCTTGCCAACGACAACATCTCCATGCAGGTCCGCTGGGGCAGCGTACACGCCCTGTGCGGTGAGAACGGCGCGGGCAAGAGCACCCTGATGAAGATCGTGTACGGCATTCAGCCCCCCACCAGCGGCGAGATCGTCGTGGACGGCGAGGCCGTGAACCTCACGGACCCCAGTGAAGCCATCAGGCGGGGCATCGGCATGGTCTTCCAGCACTTCATGCTGGTCGAGACGCTGACCGTCACAGAGAACGTCATCCTGGGCGCCGAGCCCACCCAGGGCGGCGCGATCAATTACGCCGCGGCCCGCAAACGCGTCGCGGAACTCATCAAGCAGTTCAACTTCGACCTGAACCCCGACGCCATCGTCGGTGAACTGCCCGTGGGTCTCCAGCAGAAAGTCGAGATTCTCAAGACCCTGTACCGCGGCGCGCGCATCCTGATTCTCGACGAGCCCACGGCCGTCCTGACGCCCTCCGAAACGGACGAACTGTTCGACTTCCTGAAAAACCAGTACGCCGCGAGTGGCAACGCCGTGATCTTCATCAGCCACAAACTGCATGAGGTCCTGCACATCAGCGACACCATCAGCGTCATCCGCGACGGCAAGATGATCGGCACCATCCCCGCCCAGGGCGCCACCACCGAAACGCTGGCCCGCATGATGGTGGGCCGCGACGTGACCCTGAAGGTCAGCAAGGCGCCCGCCCAGCCCGGCGCGGCCGCTCTGGACGTGCAAGGCGTCACCGTGAAGGGCGAGCACCGCAACGCGGTGGACGGCGTGAGTTTCCAGGTCCGCGCGGGCGAGATCGTCGGAATTGCCGGCGTGGAAGGCAACGGCCAGAGCGAACTGGTTGAAGCCATCACCGGCCTGCTCCCCTACCAGGGTCAGATCACCTACCTGGGCAAAGCGGCGCGCGGAGTGCGCGAAGTGGAAGCCTCCGGCCTCTCCCACGTGCCCGAGGACCGCAACGAGCGCGGCCTGGTGCTGGAGATGACCACCGCCGAGAACTACATCCTGGGTGAGCACGACCGCGCGCCCTTCGCCGGGCCGCTGGGTTTCCTCAAGCGTGACGTGATTGAGGAGAACGCCCGCAAGCTGAGCGAACAGTACGACGTGCGCCCCCGCAGCGCCAGCCTGCAGGCCGGCCGGTACTCCGGCGGGAACGCGCAGAAACTCATTGTGGCGCGCGAAATGCGCAAGGGCCCCAAAATCCTGGTGGCCAGCCAGCCCACCCGCGGCGTGGACATCGGCGCGATCGAGTTCATTCACGCGCGCATCGTTGAGGCGCGGGATCAGGGGCTTGCGGTGCTGCTCGTCAGCGCCGACCTGGGCGAGGTGATGAACCTCTCCGACCGCATTCTCGTGATGTACGAGGGCCGCGTGGTGGGCGAAGTGAACGCCGCGAACGCCACCGAAACCCAGCTTGGCCTGCTGATGACCGGCAGCGGCGCAGACACCACCACGACCAGCGCCGGCTGGTAA
- a CDS encoding EamA family transporter, with amino-acid sequence MSRVRPALPRSVSLPPVPSLLLAMLSIQGGAAFAKTLFPTLGPAGTTAVRVTLAAALLMLVFRPALGRLTRADWTVIVPYGAALGLMNLAFYEALRLLPLGLAVTLEFVGPLLLSLFLSRRALDVVWVALAGLGIALISPLGSGGATNVSALGIALALVAGGLWALYILAGGAVGRQVPGTTGVVAGMLVAAVVTVPFGVAQAGVALFAPPALLLGLGVAVLSSALPYTLEMRALRAIPARIFGVMMSVEPALAALSGLLFLGEQLTAVQWAAMVCVIAASAGINLTGKATAHTEPEPVN; translated from the coding sequence ATGTCCCGCGTCCGCCCGGCCCTGCCCCGTTCCGTCAGCCTGCCGCCCGTGCCGTCCCTGCTGCTGGCCATGCTGAGCATTCAGGGCGGTGCGGCGTTCGCCAAGACTCTCTTCCCCACACTCGGACCGGCGGGAACCACCGCCGTGCGCGTCACGCTGGCCGCAGCGCTGCTGATGCTGGTGTTCCGCCCGGCGCTGGGACGCCTCACCCGCGCGGACTGGACGGTCATCGTGCCGTACGGCGCGGCGCTGGGTCTCATGAACCTGGCTTTCTACGAGGCGTTGCGGCTCCTGCCGCTGGGTCTGGCGGTGACGCTGGAATTCGTGGGGCCGCTGCTGCTGTCGCTGTTCCTGTCACGGCGCGCCCTGGACGTGGTGTGGGTGGCGCTGGCGGGGCTGGGCATCGCGCTGATCTCACCGCTGGGCAGCGGCGGCGCCACGAACGTCTCCGCGCTGGGCATCGCGCTGGCCCTGGTGGCCGGGGGATTGTGGGCGCTGTACATCCTGGCGGGGGGCGCCGTGGGCCGGCAGGTGCCGGGCACGACCGGTGTGGTGGCGGGCATGCTGGTCGCGGCGGTGGTGACGGTGCCGTTCGGGGTGGCGCAGGCGGGCGTGGCGCTGTTCGCACCTCCTGCGCTGCTGCTGGGCCTGGGCGTGGCGGTGCTGTCGAGCGCCCTGCCGTACACCCTGGAGATGCGCGCGCTGCGGGCCATTCCCGCGCGGATTTTCGGGGTGATGATGAGCGTCGAGCCGGCCCTGGCGGCGCTGAGTGGGCTGCTGTTCCTCGGCGAGCAGCTCACGGCGGTGCAGTGGGCCGCGATGGTCTGCGTGATCGCGGCGAGCGCCGGCATCAACCTGACAGGCAAGGCCACCGCGCACACCGAGCCGGAGCCGGTGAACTGA